One window of the Zea mays cultivar B73 chromosome 3, Zm-B73-REFERENCE-NAM-5.0, whole genome shotgun sequence genome contains the following:
- the LOC100193727 gene encoding F-box only protein 6-like: protein MGEVAALRQLVGQVQELWDLYGANGNPVPRWYLPDFEHGSIKDDYCGGSSGYNSELLKIMETNQSPPCKRPRRDRNREKAPSSNKIEVMEQEIWRDFPEDLFETVIARLPVAAIFRFRTVCRRWSSLLGSDSFSRQYSEAPHGLPWFYTITHENSNNNVAMYDPLLKKWHHQSVPLNHTKIVIPVASVGGLVCLLDLSHRNFYICNPLTQSLKEIPPRSVHGWSRVVVGMVLNGRSSSDGYKVMWLDIDGTCEVYDSTKNVWSCPGTFPPSIKLPLALNLRSQPVAVGSMIYFMCAEPDGVLSYDVSTGIWRQFAIPLPLHLTDHTLAEFQGRVMLVGLLCKNAATCICIWELQKMTLLWKEVDRMPNLWCLEFYGKHMKMKCLGNSGLLMLSLKAKHMNRLVTYNLLKREWQKVPDCMLPWSRKRQWITCGTAFDPVPCALV, encoded by the exons ATGGGGGAGGTGGCCGCGCTGCGCCAGCTCGTCGGCCAGGTCCAGGAGCTCTGGGACCTCTACGGCGCCAACGGCAACCCCGTCCCCAG GTGGTATTTACCTGACTTCGAACATGGTTCAATCAAGGATGATTATTGTGGGGGAAGCTCAGGATACAACTCGGAATTACTGAAGATCATGGAAACTAACCAATCTCCCCCTTGCAAGCGACCGCGGAGAGATCGAAACCGTGAAAAGGCACCCTCCTCAAACAAAATTGAAGTCATGGAACAAGAGATATGGAGAGATTTCCCTGAAGATCTTTTCGAAACTGTCATAGCAAGGCTTCCTGTTGCTGCAATTTTTCGATTCCGCACTGTCTGCCGAAGGTGGTCTTCCCTTTTGGGCTCAGACAGTTTCTCTCGTCAGTACTCTGAAGCTCCACATGGACTGCCATGGTTCTATACAATCACTCATGAGAATTCAAACAACAATGTTGCGATGTATGATCCTTTGCTGAAGAAATGGCACCACCAATCTGTTCCTCTCAATCATACGAAGATAGTTATTCCAGTGGCATCCGTGGGTGGCCTTGTATGTTTATTGGATCTGAGCCACAGGAATTTTTACATCTGCAACCCTCTTACGCAATCACTGAAGGAGATCCCACCAAGATCAGTCCATGGTTGGTCAAGAGTCGTTGTAGGGATGGTGTTGAATGGAAGAAGTTCTAGTGATGGCTACAAAGTAATGTGGTTAGATATTGATGGGACTTGCGAAGTTTATGACTCTACAAAGAACGTGTGGTCTTGCCCTGGAACTTTTCCTCCAAGCATCAAACTTCCACTTGCTCTAAATTTGAGGTCACAACCAGTGGCGGTTGGCAGCATGATATACTTCATGTGCGCAGAACCAGATGGTGTTTTGTCATATGATGTAAGCACCGGGATTTGGAGGCAATTTGCCATCCCACTGCCACTGCATCTGACTGATCACACACTTGCCGAGTTCCAGGGAAGGGTTATGCTGGTGGGTCTGCTGTGCAAAAATGCAGCGACCTGCATCTGCATATGGGAGTTGCAGAAGATGACTCTCCTCTGGAAGGAGGTGGACAGAATGCCAAATCTCTGGTGCTTAGAGTTCTACGGTAAGCACATGAAGATGAAATGCCTGGGCAACAGTGGTTTGCTCATGCTCTCCTTGAAGGCGAAGCATATGAACCGCCTTGTTACATACAACCTTTTGAAAAGGGAGTGGCAGAAGGTTCCTGATTGCATGCTACCATGGAGTCGAAAAAGGCAATGGATAACATGTGGCACAGCATTTGATCCGGTCCCCTGCGCCTTGGTCTGA